In the genome of Saccopteryx leptura isolate mSacLep1 chromosome 10, mSacLep1_pri_phased_curated, whole genome shotgun sequence, one region contains:
- the DPH3 gene encoding diphthamide biosynthesis protein 3, with amino-acid sequence MAVFHDEVEIEDFQYDEDLETYFYPCPCGDNFSITKEDLENGEDVATCPSCSLIIKVIYDKEQFMCGETVPAPSTSKELVKC; translated from the exons ATGGCAGTGTTTCACGACGAGGTGGAAATCGAGGACTTCCAATATGACGAGGACCTGGAGACTTATTTCTACCCCTGCCCTTGTGGCGATAACTTTTCCATCACCAAG GAAGATTTGGAGAACGGGGAAGACGTGGCAACGTGTCCTAGCTGCTCTCTTATTATAAAAGTGATTTACGACAAA gaACAGTTTATGTGCGGAGAAACAGTCCCAGCCCCTTCCACCAGCAAAGAATTAGTTAAATGCTAA